The DNA sequence CTCCTCAttggacgacgttgacgtcaccgtaAGAGAGAATAACTATGCATTTAGATGGAGTTGGCTAATGATTTTCTCAGATTCCTTACATTACACTGCTGAGATTTATCGAGCAGATTGCAAGTGGTATGGAATATCTTTCGTCGCAGAAATTCGTTCACCGCGACTTGGCCACGCGCAACTGCATGTGCGTCAAAAGAAATCGGTGCTTGCGCGATTGATGAGTCCCTGTGTTTGTGTGTAGGCTTGATGAGAACTTGGACGTCAAAGTGGGAGACTTTGGCTTGGCCAAAGAAATGCACGAGGATCTCTACTACCGACTTGGAACTCCTACAAAATTGCCAGTCAAGTGGATGGCAGTCGAAAGTCTCAATGAGCAGATATTTACCCTTCAGACTGACGTGGTACGCCAAACGAATGAAATCTGATAAAAAAGACTTTTTTATGTATCCTTCCTTAGTGGGCCTTTGGCGTGACTGTGTGGGAAATTATGTCGGTGGGCAAAACTCCTTATCCCGGCGTCGCGAATTACGAATTGGGCGAGTACTTGTCCAAAGGACTGCGCATGCAGAAACCTGAGATCTGCAGCGAATGGATGTAAGAACGGGTTCGTTTTCTAATAGGGATTGCTTGCTAAGACCAATTCCCTCAGATACGAATTGATGAGATCCTGTTGGGCGTATAGTCCGTCAGACCGGCCGACGTTTTccgacatcgtcgtccttctcGAACGGCACTCGCGCGacaacgtcaacgacaatgcGGTGGTTCACTATCAGAATTTCGTCCCGTCGTCCAAAGCCGCGGTGGTTCTGGTGCGCCAGGGCAGCACTGTTCGTGACGGCGGCTATGCGAAATTGAACCCCGACGccgtttttgaagaagcgGATTCCAGCAACGTCCCAACGGCGGTCGCCGATGCAGGAAACGAGGATAAGGTGCGTGAGACGGAGGATAAAGAAGAGTTTGAttgtggcggcggcggcggcggcaatgatgaagaagaggatgaCGAGTACCTGAAGATGAATGGCCAGAATGGGACAAAGGATCTACCTAAGCCCAACGACGAGAAGCCCGAatccgatgacgacgacgacgacgacgacgaataccTTAAAATGAATGCGCTGTCACCGAAATCCAGTGGCTCGTCGAACAAAAATGGCAGTGATGACGAGTACATGAGAATGACGTCCGTAAGCGAGGCCAACAGGgacaatgacgacggcggcagTGACAGCGGTGGCAGTGAGTATTTGAGAATGGAGTTGAAATCCGGTTCTGATCTGCAGGcagaggacgacgatgaaagtTATATGAAGATGGACGCTTCTGGAAAAGCAGCCAGTGAAGCCAGGGCCGTGAGTGCTGCTGCATTTGTAAATACTCCGGGTTCTGAAGTTTAGTGATAGTCTTTGAACtgcatttttcttttgcagaaatATTTTACTCGCTTCATCAACACCTCTGTCAATAAACTTTGCTTCCCGTATTATACGGGCTACGAGCCTACGGCCAACGGTTTTTTCGAACGATCGTCGGTCGTGGATTTGACGCTCCGCGCTCCGTTTAGGTAGGCGAAACAACGATCGACATGGCTTTCTTTCCGGTAAGCTGAGTTCGCCGCAGAGTCGTCGTTACTTGGGTGGGGGCCCCAAAAACTTCGTGAAACGTTTCCTCGCACTTACGTTATCGGGAAGTCGCGTCAATGCCCCCACTCTTGGAAGATCTACCGGCAGCTACCCACGGAAGAGCTCCGGGGAGGTCTGTACTGTACTGACTGtgcgtttttgttttctaggGTCAATTTTTTCGTCAAGCAAGCGCTCTACGGAATTAAAAACGACTGGGGGGTGGCAAAGGCATTGACTACGCGCGACGTTGAAGAAATCTTTTGAGTTCAAtcagcgacgaaacggatTCCTCCTCGTCAACTTCGAAAAGCAAATGCTCTGCTAGGAGTTTGGAACTGGAAGGTAAATCTCACGCATATGACTCCTTCGCGATCCTGCATTTCTACATcgcggggggggggggggggggggggggctcCTCTCGCCAATTTGGTCAACTATGATCAATGGATAATGATCTACTGTatagttagttagttatcTTATTGTTTTCCAACCACATAAATTGTACAGTCAAAATGGCCTACTGATTGTCATTTTCGTATGGTGTGAGCGGAAGTTTGTTCTATTTTTTAGCTGTTCCTGCAAACCAGATGAAAGAATGCCGAAATGAAAGAAGCAGAGGAAGCAGAACATCTGTGCGCGTTTTTCATATTTTTTAGTGCATGGAATTAAGTAGGTGCATGCGGCTTTTGATCTCCAGGGTATGGAGACGAAAGCAACGTGTTTAGCTTAGGATGTGCATGCATGGTGTGCCTTCTGTGGAGGGCATGCTTTAGTGTGCACGTTCCTAAGCTAACGCGCGTAAAGCACGTCGTTGCATGATCCGCGCGCGCATTCTTTTTGTTGCAAAAAGTAGGAGAAACGATGgccaaatttttattgataatatcccggatgtacaaataaaaaattaaaagtcCTCCCGGtctccccctcctcctcctccctctTTCTTGGTTGTCCCTGGGCCGCCGCTCCTGCGCTGCCACTTGACCCCCCTGGGAGGCCAAGCGGtgggactgagactgcagtccccacagtgaactttaacccaagtccacagggggaaggcacattaacctccagcccccaaggaggaagactttaacccaagtccccaggggagAGCgcattaacctccagcccacaaggagggagactccgcccaagtccccagggtgaactttaacccaagtccacaggggagAGCGCATTAACCTCCggcccacaaggagggagactttaacccaagtccccagggtgatgtcttcgtctacatcttcttctttcttcatctcaATTGATCCGttggggagaggagagaactaAAATCAAATTGAAACCATTGCACTCAAATCCACTGTCTTCTTTACCTTGAATGAGTCGAGAAGCCctgtggaggaggagggaattgATCCATGTGTTAATATTAACATCTACAAAAATGCCAATATTCGCCAAAATTGAAGGCGCGAGGTCAATTTGGTACCGCGAGATCAAACAGGCAGCTGATCCCCATTGCTTCATAAAAAATCTTTGGAATCGGAGAGGTCATCCAAAGTGAccaaaaaccgtgtgctatagCTCACGGTTTGCCTAAAAACCTCAACTCGcggatttccaaataaacgcgctagatctactctactttatTAGTCTAACAACGTCACAAGGTCAAAAAGTTCGTGGGGGTCAAATTTCACACAAAATACTCACTTCCGGTAGGCGTTAATATCAGTTACGCCCCTTTAAAAACCCCCAAATTTGCATGATAGACAAATTTGAGATGATAGAGTCAACTACATGATTAAAATCTATCGTTTGACGCAAAAATCTTGAAATTCTGAGAGCTAAGgtttttgaccaaaaacTGTGTGCTATTATAGCTCACGGTTGCCTAAAAACCTTAACTCGcggatttccaaataaacgcgctagatctactctactttatTAGTCCAACAACGCCACAACGTCAAAAAGTTCGTGGGGATCAAATTTCACACAAAAAATATCCACTTCCGGTAGGCGTTAATATTAGTTACGCCCCCCCTTTAAAAACCCCAAAATTGGCACGATAGACAAATTTGAGACGATAGAGTAAGTAAAATCTATTGTTTGACGCGAAAATCTTGGAATTCTGAGAGCTATGGTTTTTGATcaaaaaccgtgtgctatagttcaGGGATGCTAAAAAACCTGACCTCACCGATTCTTAAATAAATGGGCCAGATCTATTGTAATACGCGTCGCTTAAAGACTAAACTGTACGATCGGCGCAAAAGGGCAGAAATACGAACGAGGAGGAATTCCCTTAGTTTTTCGAATCGCGGTGGTCTGCTTTACATTCAGTCTAACTTACTGCTCATCTTAGAGTGCTCTTTAAACGATGGACTTGCTTGAGCGTCGTGGGAAcgcacgaaaacgacgatcgaaggCGCGCGTGATGCAAACGAGTCCTAAAGAGGGTCTCCCATAGTTTTCACGCAAAGCGATAATTTCGTTTTtaccttttttctcgttccaGCGCCTTTTCGATGCTTTTTCGACGTTATTTTGCAAGACAAAGTGAAAAACGCAAATTCGAATACCCGGATGCGAGCTTGCGCAAAGCGCGGGTATATCAtcgcattaattaattttcttgttGGCGTATCCACTGTCCCCCGCACATGCAAGAGTGTGTCCAATAGCTGCCCCATACGTCGAACAAGGAAAGTTCCTGATTAGTTCCTGATTCTCGTACCATCGACAACCCAGAGCACCTAAACATTTGCTAATAGATAATAGGTTTGATGGCAGTGAGAAGCATGCAGCGCACCTTGAACACTTTCTCATTAGACCTGATTCGTCAGAGGCAATAAAAAGAAGATCCACGATATCTCGTACAATCATTGCAGTATTTCGCGGTGGTTCAAAGCCTTTCGGCGtctttaggcctaaagaGACACACATAGTTCGGATGTGAAAGACAAAGACTTCAAAGATACCTGACGACAAGAAGGGATCGTGAGACTTCAGAGCCATTGGATGCTGAAAGTGCCCGGGACTGCAATCGAACTCATATTCAACAGGTTGGCTCATGTTTCCATATCGTCCAACGGTGAATCCTACGGTACCAAAGCTCGATTACATCAAACTCGTCCCATTAGATGACACCTTTGGCGAGCATCAGATGAATTGAAGAATCTAAGTCGGGCGGTGCAGGAACCAAAGGAACAGTCGAATCTTAATAGAGACAAAAGTATCCTTTAGGCGTTGTCACCTAAAATCGAATGCCCGCCGCCTCTTACCTATGTCTCCCGCAACGGGGTCTTGGTGAGAGCTTTCGCGCTGTCTCTCGTTCCACAGCTTTGTGACCTGTTTGAACAAAACCGACAAGCAGTCCATGGAAGCTGAGCAGATcgatcaattaattaattaagagatGAAAAGGCAAAGCGAAGGCTGCTGAGCTTACATGGCACTCTCGTGAACCTCGGCGAACAGCGCGGCTGCAGCTCAACCCAAATCTGAACGATGACTAACAATTCGCGGAGAAGACCTAGAGACGCGGTCCTGACATAAAAGGGCGCCTGTAACGACAAAAAAATACACAATCGCGCGGCTGCGATCTCGTATACAGAACGGAATTCTCACCTTCGAAAGAGCCAAGCCGTTTTTCTGTATTAGAGACGATGCCGTGTCCACTGTCCACTGAACAAGGTGACGGCAACACAAAAGAGCCTCTAGAAGAATAGGTCGGTATGCTATAGTCACAGAACGACGGTTAACAGGGACTCAGTTACCAGGGCTTGGCAGCATGGATTCGTGAAGATTAATGCCTTTTCTCACTTCTTCGAGATCGTCCCTTTTGTCATTCTTCAGACctttgcgcgcgagcgaacATTTGAATTTTACTATCGTGATTTTTCGCGACTATAAAACTGTACCAGTTAGCTGCTCTTCCGGCCACTTTCCGCCAACGTTATCCAGCGGACCGACCAGCAAGGCTTTGATATAGGAGCCCAGCGCGTTCAGTGTCAACTGTGAATGCGCGAGAGAAGCAGCATCAAAGCCGTCAGCTGAGCACCtgaagcaaaaaagaaaagagagtcGTCCTGTATAGGTAATTCACAAAGGGGACTCTCTACCTACCGCCCCAACATGTAGAGCATAGAAAGATATTGCAAACAATGCAGCTCCTGCTGAGATTGCGACTGAGCAGTAAATGAGCATTCAAGCTGCCTCCAAATCTCTTCgaaaagacctaaatataacCGGACAACGTAAGCcttaaaaaaagaagtcaatGTGACGTACAAACCTTCCATCTTTGGTGTAGCGCAAAACGAGACAAGGACGTCCCACCAGTCTCGACCGGAGACAAGACCGTATAATAGCAAACTCGTGAACTGCTTAGCCATGTGAACCGGACTTAACACGtctgcagaagaaaagacgattACCAAACGTCGCCTGAGACGAGACCTAAATCGTTCCTCTCTCTGTCTCACCTTGCTTCAAACCAAGTGCCCTGGGACTGAGTCTGAACACGAGAAATTCTCCCGCATCGGTAACCGTAGCAACGCAGCAGCTACACGGCGACGTGGCCAGAGCGACAGCGCGATGCGAGACAGCCTTTCGCGCCCTCTTCGAAGCTAACGATAATACATATAGAAAAGGGATACGCTAAAGAGACTTTGCTCAATGTTTTGCCTGGTATGAGATAGTGACCATCTGTAGAAAGATTGGCTTCGTCTCTACGAGAGACATGGACGGAAGCAATCAACGAAAGATTTTTTctacgagaagaacgacgttaattaataaatattttcttttgccttttgagACATATTACCGATCCAAGCACAACAATTTTCCCGTGCAGAGAGACACGATCACCGCACCGCGCATTCCTCCGCCgctgctcgacgacgagtcgcttCGAAGGGGAAGAGTGAGACCCGGTCGTCGAATGCCCATTGCCGCTTCGCTTCCCATTGCgtacgcgacgtcgtcggaagTGGATCCGGCAACGGATGGGATGCCCGCGAGAGCGAGCTCCGCGACGgagccgtcgtcgatgcgaTAGCTCGCCTGTTTGATCCAGTTGAAGTCGGACATGGAGGACGAGCTGCTCTCCCATATCTCAACGTTGTTATCTGTCATGACACCTATAGAAAACATTTACCGTGTGCACGAGTGCTAGTTTGCAAGAGAGGTATCCACTTGCCTGATACATTGATTATAACCGAGAGAGCGGAGTGCCACTGAAGACacaatttattgatttctaaTAAATAGGTCATTTTCAAATAGagattatttttaaaaaaaaacatagcCACGTACTGCTCGGCAAGtgaatcgacgacgtgtcCGTCACGTTAAATTGCGAACATTTCTCAATTTTCATCGTACATTTATCTATAGAGTTTCAAAGTAGGCATTAACACAGGCAGAACCAATGTACATACCCTTTCCAACCACATCCAGTGTAACTTGATAGACGCTTATAATGCAATCTTGATCAGCAACGGCCACAGAAATAAGTCCATCTTTAAATAGATATACCGTAGGAAGcggaagagagaaagacgtttTTACCTGGAGTCACTAGCAAGTCGCCAGCGCacatctctttctctttccaatGAGGAAGTTGCTCGGaggcgacgagtcgatcTGACGCGAGTAAGGCCACGTGAAGCTGCAAAACGAATAGGTTTGTCTACTCGTGGGGctattaataataaaatcacCTTTCCGCTCGCTGAAAGACCGATGAATCCGTCAGTCGACTGGCCCCAAACGCCGCGAAGAACCGGACGACTTTTCGCAATGGGAAACACCTTGCTCCACGACAGAGATACTTCACCGAGCACTTGAAATGTATGCTagggaaaaaaaacatacACACAGTGACAGTAGAATCAACTAACTGAATCCTTTGAAATTATTTGCTATGCACCTGAGGCCCTCTCTGAAGCCAGGATAACCCAACGAATCTTTCGCAGTCCGATAGAGTCCAAATGGACTTCCAAACGTTCGCGAAGTTCTCCTGTGAGATTGCACAACGTTTTAGGCCCCAATGCATTCTTCTCCGTCTCTGACTTACGTCAGCTTGCCATATAGAACATTTTCCACGCGTGTCGACCCCGAGCAACTTCGTGCCGTCGTAGTTCCACAGCAATCGATACACAAGACCGCCGGCGTCAAAACTgccaaaattaaaatttaataTCGCtcgaaattcaatttctcgcAATCATCTTACGTCGTCCTCTCCCACGGTCTCTCTGGATAAACGATGTGAACGAGATGCGAGCCTCGTCtagaaattaaaatttgtGTGTagaattcgtttctttttcgaacAGCTTTCGCTCCGGCGTTACtttagcgacgacgatggagaTTCTGATGACGCAAAAGCGATTGCATTTGTCGTTGACCACGCAATGCTGGCGCTCTCTTCGGGAAGAACGCtaggcgaagaagaacgcGCGCGTGAAAAGCGGAACGACGGGTCGACTTGTCACAAAAAACTCACCATTCAATCAGTCGAGAGCAATCAATGCTCCACTTCGTGCGGAAAGCGGGAGTCATTCTTCttgcgttcttcttcttgaagcTTAGCGTGCTTTAGCCAAACCTGAGGCCGCAGCGAAGGAGGAGCTTATTTTAGCCCGGAGTTTACAGACTCCGCAAACCCGGAACAAAATCACGGTGTGACTTCCCAGAACCCGGCAGTAGATACGTAAATGGGTAAAAAAGCCGGGAGTGGGCGGGAAAAGTGCGATTCTACGTAATCAAAACCCCCACCCAACCGTATCATTTACTCACTCCTACCTCATTGCTGCGACAGCTGCGTTTGCGTTCATTTTTTCCCTATGCTTCGTCTGAGCGTCGTGCCACTTGCCTTGGCCATACTGGAAGCCACGTCAATGCAGCTTCCACCCTGCAGAGTCAACATTGCGTTGGACGAAGATGGATTGGATGTCCTACCAGGTATCGCGAAAGACGTCCAGTCCACAGTATATGGCGATGTGATGCGCGCACGCGATCAGGTTTGCGACTCTTCGTCGGTGAAGTGCCTACGTACGGGGTTCGAGATGGAATAGAAACGCTCCTCTTTGGACGTTTTTTGGCTCTCATGAAAGGATTCGAAATCGGGCACGAATACACAAAACTTCCGTTTTTGATATGGACAACCGATTCCAGATCATCGGTAAGATTGCCAAAGCTTACTTTCGATTTATTgtgtaatttaattattttccaAGCTAAACTACAGTGTAACGGCATCCAGCTCAGACTTGGCAGTTTCCTCACCTCCGAATCTTGGTTCTCAACCAAACAAAGGACTCTTATTCTTTTACAACGGATCAGACCCCAGTGAAAAATACATACCTAGTATTGAAATTATATAGCGCCTAAAGCCGTTTAGAATTCTTATTACAGATACTGAAATTATTGCGCCCTGTGATGGAATAGCTGGGCAAGTAGACTACCAATTGAGTTACTCCGTCACGGGCAGCAACTGCGTAGGTTATCGTCTGGAGCTTGacttgaagaaaatttgcATAGGTAAAAATGAATGCGCCAGGCAAACTCTAGGTTGTAACGTATCGAGGGTTCTTACTAGACTGCAAGCTCCAAAACTCGTGTAGACCTATTCCGACAACAAATACAAGTCCGCCTACGTCAAATCCCTCTGTATCGAATTTCCCTACTGTCTTTTCTACTGCTTCAATTGAAACACCCACTGGGACGCCAACAGCATCATCATCCTCGTTTACAACAGCAACTAGCAATGGGCAAGTAACTGACGACGATAGAACAATGCTTCTTATCACTATTAGTGGCTCCATCGGCTTTCTGTTCCTATTGACTATCTTTCTCATAATCATTATTGCTATGAGAAAAAGACAGAGTAGAAACAGAGAAGCAAAGTCTACCTTTACACTGCCGCAACcaaaagaatcaaagcaAGACCAATGGACAATTGCACCAAGTAGCCTTCTCTTTCAAGAAAAGCTCGGAGAAGGGGCATTTGGGAACGTTTACAAGGCACTATTAAACACCTACGTTGATGGCGTGCCATCCAAGACAACGGTGGCAGTCAAGTGCCTTAAAGGTGACATTCTCCCAGTATTAGATGTATTTTTATCGCAAACTATTTCCCACAGCATCAGCAGAAAAAGAGCAACTTACTATGATGCAGAAGGAAATTGGTGTCATGAAAGCAATGAAAGACGTGGAGGGCAATGAACCTCACCCGCATATTCTTCAGATGATTGGCCACTACAGCGGAAACTGGCTCACAGAATCCGTCATGCTCGTGCTGGAAATCGCCGACTTGGGCAATCTTCTCAGCTATCTAAGAGCCAATAGGCCAAAGGTAATCAGAGTCCCCGGCCACCATCAAAGCGAGGTGGGAAATCAGTTCTTTCGCAGGGCAACGATGATagtgatgacgacgacgaggacatCAACTCAAGTGAAACAAAGAACTACAGAGATCAGAAAGGATCGGTCAGTAGCACTGTCAGCGTAGATAGTCACTTTCCTGGACCAGAAGATTTCGCGCTGGAATGCCTCCAAATTGCTGAGAATATTGCTTCAGGAATGGTCAGCACTTCCATATAGAgctaaaataataaaaaacaaATCTGTTTTTGACTATAGGCTTGGATGGAAGCGAACCGCTTTGTTCACCGCGATTTAGCCGCCCGAAACGTGCTGCTGACGCGGAAAGACGatcgaaaaatcgccaaaaTATCTGACTTCGGCATGGGCCGCGAGGTGTATGAGTCCGGAATGTACAAATGGCAGAAAGGTCAGCGTGTGCCCGTCAAATGGTGGTCCCCCGAATCATTGGAATTATACGAGTGCACAACTAAAGGCGACGTGTAAGACCCCAGTCAAAAACAGTACAATACCAAAACCCGGGCTCATTTCATTTAGGTGGTCATACGGTGTTGTTCTGTGGGAAATGGCCACGCTCGGACGATGTCCCTACCCTGGTATTGCCCTCGTGGAGCTCTTACCGAAACTCAAGGATGGCTACCGATTGCCTAAGCCGGAGTCCTGCTCTGATGAAGCGTACGTGACGCAAACTTGCTTCGCGTAGAAGAAttctactttttctttcaggtaCGCACTAATGAGTTCTTGCTGGAAGTACTGCCCCCAAAAGAGGCCAAAATTCAGAGAACTGCTTTGTCAACTGCAAGAAATGATGAGCTCGGAGAGAAATTATCTTCCCGTTCTGTGTACCTGATTGGTGCCATCGAGAAGAAAACTGTGTACACCTACCCTAAGCTTAGATTGAGACTTTAGACTATGCCAAAATTCACCAGCAGCGAATGTCTATTAACACCATTTAGTTTGTACAAGCACAGCAGGTTCTACCTGAGGATTTTGCAAGCAATATGCCAGACTTCTATCTC is a window from the Oscarella lobularis chromosome 10, ooOscLobu1.1, whole genome shotgun sequence genome containing:
- the LOC136192008 gene encoding tyrosine-protein kinase Mer-like translates to MRPTALAATSARRFLAIFSLVVLVPSATNGFDLFIDADYGLNVLKWQSVFGNNPIYFVKDSRPYKPVLENELFSLITLVTTNVLRFTWNSDEIINYQWHFNSSDLNVMGIPYLSTAHAGQVPKREVFNLTFPCTGKVVSTTYGTVILDYTFANGSSTRIDTGTRVRCDESKAVVPPTATSKSGAPLWIVGVVIAGVIVIAAVVILISILVARRRRHEEFTLNQLEKEINILREDSESRRGSEAQYSRMGIRRETVEMRLKNASQKSAAANRKTELVMKLKDNWFESLQDCIIEENHVAFGEELGRGAFGFVYKGTVLGDEEEAKKYTVALKTMKDVAGIDEMSRFLAEGIVMKDFKHSHVMGLIGVCFPEEEPPFIVLPFMANGDLHSYLKKTGASVSSLDDVDVTIPYITLLRFIEQIASGMEYLSSQKFVHRDLATRNCMLDENLDVKVGDFGLAKEMHEDLYYRLGTPTKLPVKWMAVESLNEQIFTLQTDVWAFGVTVWEIMSVGKTPYPGVANYELGEYLSKGLRMQKPEICSEWIYELMRSCWAYSPSDRPTFSDIVVLLERHSRDNVNDNAVVHYQNFVPSSKAAVVLVRQGSTVRDGGYAKLNPDAVFEEADSSNVPTAVADAGNEDKVRETEDKEEFDCGGGGGGNDEEEDDEYLKMNGQNGTKDLPKPNDEKPESDDDDDDDDEYLKMNALSPKSSGSSNKNGSDDEYMRMTSVSEANRDNDDGGSDSGGSEYLRMELKSGSDLQAEDDDESYMKMDASGKAASEARAVSAAAFVNTPGSEV
- the LOC136192006 gene encoding mediator of RNA polymerase II transcription subunit 16-like — encoded protein: MTPAFRTKWSIDCSRLIECVLPEESASIAWSTTNAIAFASSESPSSSLKRGSHLVHIVYPERPWERTTFDAGGLVYRLLWNYDGTKLLGVDTRGKCSIWQADENFANVWKSIWTLSDCERFVGLSWLQRGPQHTFQVLGEVSLSWSKVFPIAKSRPVLRGVWGQSTDGFIGLSASGKLHVALLASDRLVASEQLPHWKEKEMCAGDLLVTPDGLISVAVADQDCIISVYQVTLDVVGKDKCTMKIEKCSQFNVTDTSSIHLPSKINKLCLQWHSALSVIINVSGVMTDNNVEIWESSSSSMSDFNWIKQASYRIDDGSVAELALAGIPSVAGSTSDDVAYAMGSEAAMGIRRPGLTLPLRSDSSSSSGGGMRGAVIVSLCTGKLLCLDRKNLSLIASVHVSRRDEANLSTDGHYLIPASKRARKAVSHRAVALATSPCSCCVATVTDAGEFLVFRLSPRALGLKQDVLSPVHMAKQFTSLLLYGLVSGRDWWDVLVSFCATPKMEGLFEEIWRQLECSFTAQSQSQQELHCLQYLSMLYMLGRCSADGFDAASLAHSQLTLNALGSYIKALLVGPLDNVGGKWPEEQLTGLKNDKRDDLEEVRKGINLHESMLPSPEALLCCRHLVQWTVDTASSLIQKNGLALSKAPFYVRTASLGLLRELLVIVQIWVELQPRCSPRFTRVPSSMDCLSVLFKQVTKLWNERQRESSHQDPVAGDIDSTVPLVPAPPDLDSSIHLMLAKGFTVGRYGNMSQPVEYEFDCSPGHFQHPMALKSHDPFLSSGLKTPKGFEPPRNTAMIVRDIVDLLFIASDESGLMRKCSRCSGLSMVRESGTNQELSLFDVWGSYWTHSCMCGGQWIRQQEN
- the LOC136192011 gene encoding myoblast growth factor receptor egl-15-like; its protein translation is MLRLSVVPLALAILEATSMQLPPCRVNIALDEDGLDVLPGLRLFVGEVPTYGVRDGIETLLFGRFLALMKGFEIGHEYTKLPFLIWTTDSRSSLNYSVTASSSDLAVSSPPNLGSQPNKGLLFFYNGSDPSEKYIPNTEIIAPCDGIAGQVDYQLSYSVTGSNCVGYRLELDLKKICIDCKLQNSCRPIPTTNTSPPTSNPSVSNFPTVFSTASIETPTGTPTASSSSFTTATSNGQVTDDDRTMLLITISGSIGFLFLLTIFLIIIIAMRKRQSRNREAKSTFTLPQPKESKQDQWTIAPSSLLFQEKLGEGAFGNVYKALLNTYVDGVPSKTTVAVKCLKASAEKEQLTMMQKEIGVMKAMKDVEGNEPHPHILQMIGHYSGNWLTESVMLVLEIADLGNLLSYLRANRPKGNDDSDDDDEDINSSETKNYRDQKGSVSSTVSVDSHFPGPEDFALECLQIAENIASGMAWMEANRFVHRDLAARNVLLTRKDDRKIAKISDFGMGREVYESGMYKWQKGQRVPVKWWSPESLELYECTTKGDVWSYGVVLWEMATLGRCPYPGIALVELLPKLKDGYRLPKPESCSDEAYALMSSCWKYCPQKRPKFRELLCQLQEMMSSERNYLPVLCT